Proteins found in one Takifugu rubripes chromosome 17, fTakRub1.2, whole genome shotgun sequence genomic segment:
- the gne gene encoding bifunctional UDP-N-acetylglucosamine 2-epimerase/N-acetylmannosamine kinase isoform X2, protein MEKHLGSVCINPHEFYYWRTQRVREKMDRRRMEDQNQVRYQVTIPCKRKLRVCVATCNRADYSKLAPIMFGLKSHPDEFELEVVVLGSHLIDDYGNTFRMIEQDDFDIGSKLHTIVRGEDEAAMVESVGLALVKLPDVIQRLHPDILVVHGDRFDALALATAAALMNIRILHVEGGEVSGTIDDSIRHAISKLAHYHACCTRMAEQHLIAMCEDHSRILLAGCPSYDKLLLSHQKEDYMDIIKSWLGDNVKEHDYIVALQHPVTTDIKNSIKIYGLMLDALLSFNKTTLILFPNIDAGSKEMVRVMRKKGIEQHPNFRAVKHIPFEQFIQLVNHAGCMIGNSSCGVREAGAFGTPVINLGTRQTGRETGENVLHVRDADTHNKIYHALELQFGKRYPCSKIYGDGNAVPRILKFLSSIDLDEPLQKTFCFPPVKDPISQDIDHILETQSALAVDLGGTNLRVAIICMRGNIVRKYTQANPKTFEARMQLILKMCSDAMRDAVFLNCRILGVGVSTGGRVNPQEGVVLHSTKLIQEWSAVDLRTPISDALHLPVWVDNDGNCAALAEKKFGHGKGVENFVTVITGTGIGGGIIHQNELVHGSTFCAAELGHIMVSFDGPECSCGSRGCIESIASGMALQREAKRLHDEDLLKVDGLDMKISDPITAAHLINAARLGNSKANIVLNKASTALGMGIINILHIMNPSLVILSGVLGSYYQAPVQRTIMERALFSAQSVKVVISDLEEPALLGAASMVLDYATRRIY, encoded by the exons ATGGAAAAGCATCTAGGTTCTGTATGCATCAATCCACAC GAGTTTTACTATTGGAGAACGCAAAGAGTCAGAGAGAAAATGGACAGAAGGAGGATGGAAGATCAGAACCAAGTACGTTATCAAGTCACAATACCG TGCAAGAGGaagctgagagtgtgtgtggcaACATGTAACAGAGCCGACTACTCCAAGCTCGCCCCCATCATGTTTGGACTCAAATCCCACCCGGATGAGTTTGAACTGGAGGTCGTGGTGCTTGGATCTCATCTCATTGACGACTACGG CAACACTTTTCGTATGATAGAGCAGGATGACTTCGACATCGGCTCAAAGCTTCACACTATTGTTCGAGGGGAGGACGAAGCAGCGATGGTGGAGAGCGTTGGGCTGGCCCTCGTGAAACTCCCCGATGTCATACAGCGACTGCATCCTGACATCCTGGTTGTACACGGCGACCGATTCGACGCGCTCGCTTTAGCCACGGCCGCAGCCCTGATGAACATTAGAATACTTCACGTGGAGGGTGGGGAG GTGAGTGGCACTATTGATGACTCGATCCGCCACGCCATCAGTAAACTGGCCCATTACCATGCCTGCTGCACGCGCATGGCAGAGCAGCATCTCATCGCCATGTGTGAAGACCACTCTCGCATCCTGCTGGCAGGCTGCCCTTCATATGAtaagctgctgctgtctcacCAGAAAGAGGACTACATGGATATCATCAAGAGCTGGCTGG GTGACAACGTGAAGGAACATGACTACATCGTGGCTTTGCAACACCCGGTTACGACTGACATCAAAAACTCCATTAAGATCTATGGGCTGATGCTGGATGCCCTGCTCTCATTCAACAAAAccaccctcatcctcttcccTAACATTGATGCCG gaagtaaggAGATGGTGCGTGTGATGCGGAAGAAGGGGATTGAGCAGCACCCTAACTTCCGGGCAGTGAAGCACATTCCCTTTGAGCAGTTCATCCAGCTGGTGAACCACGCCGGCTGTATGATTGGAAACAGTAGTTGTGGGGTGAGAGAGGCCGGAGCCTTCGGCACCCCCGTCATCAATCTGGGAACAAGGCAAACTGGCAGGGAAACGG GTGAAAACGTTTTGCACGTCAGAGATGCTGACACTCATAATAAGATCTACCACGCGTTGGAGCTGCAGTTTGGAAAGCGATATCCATG CTCCAAGATTTATGGTGATGGCAACGCAGTGCCTCGCATTCTCAAGTTTTTAAGTAGCATTGACCTGGATGAGCCCCTCCAGAAGACGTTCTGTTTTCCCCCAGTGAAGGACCCAATCTCCCAGGACATCGATCACATTCTGGAGACACAAAGCGCTCTGGCTGTTGACCTGGGAGGCACCAACCTCAGAGTGGCCATCATCTGCATGAGG gGCAACATAGTGAGGAAGTATACACAAGCCAATCCAAAGACTTTTGAGGCCAGAATGCAACTCATATTGAAGATGTGTTCAGATGCCATGCGAGACGCAGTTTTTCTGAACTGTAGAATACTGGGTGTTG GAGTGTCCACAGGTGGGCGTGTGAACCCGCAGGAGGGTGTAGTGCTGCATTCCACAAAACTGATCCAGGAGTGGTCCGCGGTGGACCTGAGGACACCCATCTCTGATGCCCTCCACTTACCCGTCTGGGTCGACAACGATGGCAACTGTGCCGCTTTGGCAGAGAAGAAGTTTGGCCATGGCAAAGGAGTAGAGAACTTTGTCACTGTCATCACAGGAACTG GTATTGGAGGGGGAATTATCCATCAGAACGAGCTGGTACATGGAAGTACCTTCTGCGCAGCTGAGTTGGGCCACATCATGGTGTCATTTGATGGCCCGGAGTGTTCCTGTGGAAGCAGAGGATGCATAGAATCCATTGCATCTGGCATGGCCCTGCAGAGAGAAGCCAAGAGGCTGCAcgatg AGGATTTGTTGAAGGTGGACGGACTGGATATGAAAATATCAGACCCAATCACCGCTGCCCATCTGATCAATGCAGCAAGGCTGGGCAACTCCAAAGCTAACATTGTCCTGAACAAAG CCTCCACAGCACTAGGGATGGGCATTATTAACATCCTCCACATAATGAACCCTTCACTGGTGATCCTGTCTGGAGTCCTGGGCTCTTACTACCAGGCACCAGTGCAGCGCACCATAATGGAGAGGGCCCTGTTTTCCGCACAAAGCGTCAAAGTTGTCATCTCAGATTTGGAGGAGCCTGCTTTACTTGGAGCAGCTAGCATGGTCTTGGATTATGCTACAAGACGAATATATTAA
- the gne gene encoding bifunctional UDP-N-acetylglucosamine 2-epimerase/N-acetylmannosamine kinase isoform X4, protein MEKHLGSVCINPHEFYYWRTQRVREKMDRRRMEDQNQCKRKLRVCVATCNRADYSKLAPIMFGLKSHPDEFELEVVVLGSHLIDDYGNTFRMIEQDDFDIGSKLHTIVRGEDEAAMVESVGLALVKLPDVIQRLHPDILVVHGDRFDALALATAAALMNIRILHVEGGEVSGTIDDSIRHAISKLAHYHACCTRMAEQHLIAMCEDHSRILLAGCPSYDKLLLSHQKEDYMDIIKSWLGDNVKEHDYIVALQHPVTTDIKNSIKIYGLMLDALLSFNKTTLILFPNIDAGSKEMVRVMRKKGIEQHPNFRAVKHIPFEQFIQLVNHAGCMIGNSSCGVREAGAFGTPVINLGTRQTGRETGENVLHVRDADTHNKIYHALELQFGKRYPCSKIYGDGNAVPRILKFLSSIDLDEPLQKTFCFPPVKDPISQDIDHILETQSALAVDLGGTNLRVAIICMRGNIVRKYTQANPKTFEARMQLILKMCSDAMRDAVFLNCRILGVGVSTGGRVNPQEGVVLHSTKLIQEWSAVDLRTPISDALHLPVWVDNDGNCAALAEKKFGHGKGVENFVTVITGTGIGGGIIHQNELVHGSTFCAAELGHIMVSFDGPECSCGSRGCIESIASGMALQREAKRLHDEDLLKVDGLDMKISDPITAAHLINAARLGNSKANIVLNKASTALGMGIINILHIMNPSLVILSGVLGSYYQAPVQRTIMERALFSAQSVKVVISDLEEPALLGAASMVLDYATRRIY, encoded by the exons ATGGAAAAGCATCTAGGTTCTGTATGCATCAATCCACAC GAGTTTTACTATTGGAGAACGCAAAGAGTCAGAGAGAAAATGGACAGAAGGAGGATGGAAGATCAGAACCAA TGCAAGAGGaagctgagagtgtgtgtggcaACATGTAACAGAGCCGACTACTCCAAGCTCGCCCCCATCATGTTTGGACTCAAATCCCACCCGGATGAGTTTGAACTGGAGGTCGTGGTGCTTGGATCTCATCTCATTGACGACTACGG CAACACTTTTCGTATGATAGAGCAGGATGACTTCGACATCGGCTCAAAGCTTCACACTATTGTTCGAGGGGAGGACGAAGCAGCGATGGTGGAGAGCGTTGGGCTGGCCCTCGTGAAACTCCCCGATGTCATACAGCGACTGCATCCTGACATCCTGGTTGTACACGGCGACCGATTCGACGCGCTCGCTTTAGCCACGGCCGCAGCCCTGATGAACATTAGAATACTTCACGTGGAGGGTGGGGAG GTGAGTGGCACTATTGATGACTCGATCCGCCACGCCATCAGTAAACTGGCCCATTACCATGCCTGCTGCACGCGCATGGCAGAGCAGCATCTCATCGCCATGTGTGAAGACCACTCTCGCATCCTGCTGGCAGGCTGCCCTTCATATGAtaagctgctgctgtctcacCAGAAAGAGGACTACATGGATATCATCAAGAGCTGGCTGG GTGACAACGTGAAGGAACATGACTACATCGTGGCTTTGCAACACCCGGTTACGACTGACATCAAAAACTCCATTAAGATCTATGGGCTGATGCTGGATGCCCTGCTCTCATTCAACAAAAccaccctcatcctcttcccTAACATTGATGCCG gaagtaaggAGATGGTGCGTGTGATGCGGAAGAAGGGGATTGAGCAGCACCCTAACTTCCGGGCAGTGAAGCACATTCCCTTTGAGCAGTTCATCCAGCTGGTGAACCACGCCGGCTGTATGATTGGAAACAGTAGTTGTGGGGTGAGAGAGGCCGGAGCCTTCGGCACCCCCGTCATCAATCTGGGAACAAGGCAAACTGGCAGGGAAACGG GTGAAAACGTTTTGCACGTCAGAGATGCTGACACTCATAATAAGATCTACCACGCGTTGGAGCTGCAGTTTGGAAAGCGATATCCATG CTCCAAGATTTATGGTGATGGCAACGCAGTGCCTCGCATTCTCAAGTTTTTAAGTAGCATTGACCTGGATGAGCCCCTCCAGAAGACGTTCTGTTTTCCCCCAGTGAAGGACCCAATCTCCCAGGACATCGATCACATTCTGGAGACACAAAGCGCTCTGGCTGTTGACCTGGGAGGCACCAACCTCAGAGTGGCCATCATCTGCATGAGG gGCAACATAGTGAGGAAGTATACACAAGCCAATCCAAAGACTTTTGAGGCCAGAATGCAACTCATATTGAAGATGTGTTCAGATGCCATGCGAGACGCAGTTTTTCTGAACTGTAGAATACTGGGTGTTG GAGTGTCCACAGGTGGGCGTGTGAACCCGCAGGAGGGTGTAGTGCTGCATTCCACAAAACTGATCCAGGAGTGGTCCGCGGTGGACCTGAGGACACCCATCTCTGATGCCCTCCACTTACCCGTCTGGGTCGACAACGATGGCAACTGTGCCGCTTTGGCAGAGAAGAAGTTTGGCCATGGCAAAGGAGTAGAGAACTTTGTCACTGTCATCACAGGAACTG GTATTGGAGGGGGAATTATCCATCAGAACGAGCTGGTACATGGAAGTACCTTCTGCGCAGCTGAGTTGGGCCACATCATGGTGTCATTTGATGGCCCGGAGTGTTCCTGTGGAAGCAGAGGATGCATAGAATCCATTGCATCTGGCATGGCCCTGCAGAGAGAAGCCAAGAGGCTGCAcgatg AGGATTTGTTGAAGGTGGACGGACTGGATATGAAAATATCAGACCCAATCACCGCTGCCCATCTGATCAATGCAGCAAGGCTGGGCAACTCCAAAGCTAACATTGTCCTGAACAAAG CCTCCACAGCACTAGGGATGGGCATTATTAACATCCTCCACATAATGAACCCTTCACTGGTGATCCTGTCTGGAGTCCTGGGCTCTTACTACCAGGCACCAGTGCAGCGCACCATAATGGAGAGGGCCCTGTTTTCCGCACAAAGCGTCAAAGTTGTCATCTCAGATTTGGAGGAGCCTGCTTTACTTGGAGCAGCTAGCATGGTCTTGGATTATGCTACAAGACGAATATATTAA
- the gne gene encoding bifunctional UDP-N-acetylglucosamine 2-epimerase/N-acetylmannosamine kinase isoform X1 — protein MEKHPGSVCINPHEFYYWRTQRVREKMDRRRMEDQNQVRYQVTIPCKRKLRVCVATCNRADYSKLAPIMFGLKSHPDEFELEVVVLGSHLIDDYGNTFRMIEQDDFDIGSKLHTIVRGEDEAAMVESVGLALVKLPDVIQRLHPDILVVHGDRFDALALATAAALMNIRILHVEGGEVSGTIDDSIRHAISKLAHYHACCTRMAEQHLIAMCEDHSRILLAGCPSYDKLLLSHQKEDYMDIIKSWLGDNVKEHDYIVALQHPVTTDIKNSIKIYGLMLDALLSFNKTTLILFPNIDAGSKEMVRVMRKKGIEQHPNFRAVKHIPFEQFIQLVNHAGCMIGNSSCGVREAGAFGTPVINLGTRQTGRETGENVLHVRDADTHNKIYHALELQFGKRYPCSKIYGDGNAVPRILKFLSSIDLDEPLQKTFCFPPVKDPISQDIDHILETQSALAVDLGGTNLRVAIICMRGNIVRKYTQANPKTFEARMQLILKMCSDAMRDAVFLNCRILGVGVSTGGRVNPQEGVVLHSTKLIQEWSAVDLRTPISDALHLPVWVDNDGNCAALAEKKFGHGKGVENFVTVITGTGIGGGIIHQNELVHGSTFCAAELGHIMVSFDGPECSCGSRGCIESIASGMALQREAKRLHDEDLLKVDGLDMKISDPITAAHLINAARLGNSKANIVLNKASTALGMGIINILHIMNPSLVILSGVLGSYYQAPVQRTIMERALFSAQSVKVVISDLEEPALLGAASMVLDYATRRIY, from the exons ATGGAAAAGCATCCAGGTTCTGTATGCATCAATCCACAC GAGTTTTACTATTGGAGAACGCAAAGAGTCAGAGAGAAAATGGACAGAAGGAGGATGGAAGATCAGAACCAAGTACGTTATCAAGTCACAATACCG TGCAAGAGGaagctgagagtgtgtgtggcaACATGTAACAGAGCCGACTACTCCAAGCTCGCCCCCATCATGTTTGGACTCAAATCCCACCCGGATGAGTTTGAACTGGAGGTCGTGGTGCTTGGATCTCATCTCATTGACGACTACGG CAACACTTTTCGTATGATAGAGCAGGATGACTTCGACATCGGCTCAAAGCTTCACACTATTGTTCGAGGGGAGGACGAAGCAGCGATGGTGGAGAGCGTTGGGCTGGCCCTCGTGAAACTCCCCGATGTCATACAGCGACTGCATCCTGACATCCTGGTTGTACACGGCGACCGATTCGACGCGCTCGCTTTAGCCACGGCCGCAGCCCTGATGAACATTAGAATACTTCACGTGGAGGGTGGGGAG GTGAGTGGCACTATTGATGACTCGATCCGCCACGCCATCAGTAAACTGGCCCATTACCATGCCTGCTGCACGCGCATGGCAGAGCAGCATCTCATCGCCATGTGTGAAGACCACTCTCGCATCCTGCTGGCAGGCTGCCCTTCATATGAtaagctgctgctgtctcacCAGAAAGAGGACTACATGGATATCATCAAGAGCTGGCTGG GTGACAACGTGAAGGAACATGACTACATCGTGGCTTTGCAACACCCGGTTACGACTGACATCAAAAACTCCATTAAGATCTATGGGCTGATGCTGGATGCCCTGCTCTCATTCAACAAAAccaccctcatcctcttcccTAACATTGATGCCG gaagtaaggAGATGGTGCGTGTGATGCGGAAGAAGGGGATTGAGCAGCACCCTAACTTCCGGGCAGTGAAGCACATTCCCTTTGAGCAGTTCATCCAGCTGGTGAACCACGCCGGCTGTATGATTGGAAACAGTAGTTGTGGGGTGAGAGAGGCCGGAGCCTTCGGCACCCCCGTCATCAATCTGGGAACAAGGCAAACTGGCAGGGAAACGG GTGAAAACGTTTTGCACGTCAGAGATGCTGACACTCATAATAAGATCTACCACGCGTTGGAGCTGCAGTTTGGAAAGCGATATCCATG CTCCAAGATTTATGGTGATGGCAACGCAGTGCCTCGCATTCTCAAGTTTTTAAGTAGCATTGACCTGGATGAGCCCCTCCAGAAGACGTTCTGTTTTCCCCCAGTGAAGGACCCAATCTCCCAGGACATCGATCACATTCTGGAGACACAAAGCGCTCTGGCTGTTGACCTGGGAGGCACCAACCTCAGAGTGGCCATCATCTGCATGAGG gGCAACATAGTGAGGAAGTATACACAAGCCAATCCAAAGACTTTTGAGGCCAGAATGCAACTCATATTGAAGATGTGTTCAGATGCCATGCGAGACGCAGTTTTTCTGAACTGTAGAATACTGGGTGTTG GAGTGTCCACAGGTGGGCGTGTGAACCCGCAGGAGGGTGTAGTGCTGCATTCCACAAAACTGATCCAGGAGTGGTCCGCGGTGGACCTGAGGACACCCATCTCTGATGCCCTCCACTTACCCGTCTGGGTCGACAACGATGGCAACTGTGCCGCTTTGGCAGAGAAGAAGTTTGGCCATGGCAAAGGAGTAGAGAACTTTGTCACTGTCATCACAGGAACTG GTATTGGAGGGGGAATTATCCATCAGAACGAGCTGGTACATGGAAGTACCTTCTGCGCAGCTGAGTTGGGCCACATCATGGTGTCATTTGATGGCCCGGAGTGTTCCTGTGGAAGCAGAGGATGCATAGAATCCATTGCATCTGGCATGGCCCTGCAGAGAGAAGCCAAGAGGCTGCAcgatg AGGATTTGTTGAAGGTGGACGGACTGGATATGAAAATATCAGACCCAATCACCGCTGCCCATCTGATCAATGCAGCAAGGCTGGGCAACTCCAAAGCTAACATTGTCCTGAACAAAG CCTCCACAGCACTAGGGATGGGCATTATTAACATCCTCCACATAATGAACCCTTCACTGGTGATCCTGTCTGGAGTCCTGGGCTCTTACTACCAGGCACCAGTGCAGCGCACCATAATGGAGAGGGCCCTGTTTTCCGCACAAAGCGTCAAAGTTGTCATCTCAGATTTGGAGGAGCCTGCTTTACTTGGAGCAGCTAGCATGGTCTTGGATTATGCTACAAGACGAATATATTAA
- the gne gene encoding bifunctional UDP-N-acetylglucosamine 2-epimerase/N-acetylmannosamine kinase isoform X3 gives MEKHPGSVCINPHEFYYWRTQRVREKMDRRRMEDQNQCKRKLRVCVATCNRADYSKLAPIMFGLKSHPDEFELEVVVLGSHLIDDYGNTFRMIEQDDFDIGSKLHTIVRGEDEAAMVESVGLALVKLPDVIQRLHPDILVVHGDRFDALALATAAALMNIRILHVEGGEVSGTIDDSIRHAISKLAHYHACCTRMAEQHLIAMCEDHSRILLAGCPSYDKLLLSHQKEDYMDIIKSWLGDNVKEHDYIVALQHPVTTDIKNSIKIYGLMLDALLSFNKTTLILFPNIDAGSKEMVRVMRKKGIEQHPNFRAVKHIPFEQFIQLVNHAGCMIGNSSCGVREAGAFGTPVINLGTRQTGRETGENVLHVRDADTHNKIYHALELQFGKRYPCSKIYGDGNAVPRILKFLSSIDLDEPLQKTFCFPPVKDPISQDIDHILETQSALAVDLGGTNLRVAIICMRGNIVRKYTQANPKTFEARMQLILKMCSDAMRDAVFLNCRILGVGVSTGGRVNPQEGVVLHSTKLIQEWSAVDLRTPISDALHLPVWVDNDGNCAALAEKKFGHGKGVENFVTVITGTGIGGGIIHQNELVHGSTFCAAELGHIMVSFDGPECSCGSRGCIESIASGMALQREAKRLHDEDLLKVDGLDMKISDPITAAHLINAARLGNSKANIVLNKASTALGMGIINILHIMNPSLVILSGVLGSYYQAPVQRTIMERALFSAQSVKVVISDLEEPALLGAASMVLDYATRRIY, from the exons ATGGAAAAGCATCCAGGTTCTGTATGCATCAATCCACAC GAGTTTTACTATTGGAGAACGCAAAGAGTCAGAGAGAAAATGGACAGAAGGAGGATGGAAGATCAGAACCAA TGCAAGAGGaagctgagagtgtgtgtggcaACATGTAACAGAGCCGACTACTCCAAGCTCGCCCCCATCATGTTTGGACTCAAATCCCACCCGGATGAGTTTGAACTGGAGGTCGTGGTGCTTGGATCTCATCTCATTGACGACTACGG CAACACTTTTCGTATGATAGAGCAGGATGACTTCGACATCGGCTCAAAGCTTCACACTATTGTTCGAGGGGAGGACGAAGCAGCGATGGTGGAGAGCGTTGGGCTGGCCCTCGTGAAACTCCCCGATGTCATACAGCGACTGCATCCTGACATCCTGGTTGTACACGGCGACCGATTCGACGCGCTCGCTTTAGCCACGGCCGCAGCCCTGATGAACATTAGAATACTTCACGTGGAGGGTGGGGAG GTGAGTGGCACTATTGATGACTCGATCCGCCACGCCATCAGTAAACTGGCCCATTACCATGCCTGCTGCACGCGCATGGCAGAGCAGCATCTCATCGCCATGTGTGAAGACCACTCTCGCATCCTGCTGGCAGGCTGCCCTTCATATGAtaagctgctgctgtctcacCAGAAAGAGGACTACATGGATATCATCAAGAGCTGGCTGG GTGACAACGTGAAGGAACATGACTACATCGTGGCTTTGCAACACCCGGTTACGACTGACATCAAAAACTCCATTAAGATCTATGGGCTGATGCTGGATGCCCTGCTCTCATTCAACAAAAccaccctcatcctcttcccTAACATTGATGCCG gaagtaaggAGATGGTGCGTGTGATGCGGAAGAAGGGGATTGAGCAGCACCCTAACTTCCGGGCAGTGAAGCACATTCCCTTTGAGCAGTTCATCCAGCTGGTGAACCACGCCGGCTGTATGATTGGAAACAGTAGTTGTGGGGTGAGAGAGGCCGGAGCCTTCGGCACCCCCGTCATCAATCTGGGAACAAGGCAAACTGGCAGGGAAACGG GTGAAAACGTTTTGCACGTCAGAGATGCTGACACTCATAATAAGATCTACCACGCGTTGGAGCTGCAGTTTGGAAAGCGATATCCATG CTCCAAGATTTATGGTGATGGCAACGCAGTGCCTCGCATTCTCAAGTTTTTAAGTAGCATTGACCTGGATGAGCCCCTCCAGAAGACGTTCTGTTTTCCCCCAGTGAAGGACCCAATCTCCCAGGACATCGATCACATTCTGGAGACACAAAGCGCTCTGGCTGTTGACCTGGGAGGCACCAACCTCAGAGTGGCCATCATCTGCATGAGG gGCAACATAGTGAGGAAGTATACACAAGCCAATCCAAAGACTTTTGAGGCCAGAATGCAACTCATATTGAAGATGTGTTCAGATGCCATGCGAGACGCAGTTTTTCTGAACTGTAGAATACTGGGTGTTG GAGTGTCCACAGGTGGGCGTGTGAACCCGCAGGAGGGTGTAGTGCTGCATTCCACAAAACTGATCCAGGAGTGGTCCGCGGTGGACCTGAGGACACCCATCTCTGATGCCCTCCACTTACCCGTCTGGGTCGACAACGATGGCAACTGTGCCGCTTTGGCAGAGAAGAAGTTTGGCCATGGCAAAGGAGTAGAGAACTTTGTCACTGTCATCACAGGAACTG GTATTGGAGGGGGAATTATCCATCAGAACGAGCTGGTACATGGAAGTACCTTCTGCGCAGCTGAGTTGGGCCACATCATGGTGTCATTTGATGGCCCGGAGTGTTCCTGTGGAAGCAGAGGATGCATAGAATCCATTGCATCTGGCATGGCCCTGCAGAGAGAAGCCAAGAGGCTGCAcgatg AGGATTTGTTGAAGGTGGACGGACTGGATATGAAAATATCAGACCCAATCACCGCTGCCCATCTGATCAATGCAGCAAGGCTGGGCAACTCCAAAGCTAACATTGTCCTGAACAAAG CCTCCACAGCACTAGGGATGGGCATTATTAACATCCTCCACATAATGAACCCTTCACTGGTGATCCTGTCTGGAGTCCTGGGCTCTTACTACCAGGCACCAGTGCAGCGCACCATAATGGAGAGGGCCCTGTTTTCCGCACAAAGCGTCAAAGTTGTCATCTCAGATTTGGAGGAGCCTGCTTTACTTGGAGCAGCTAGCATGGTCTTGGATTATGCTACAAGACGAATATATTAA